The proteins below come from a single Fusobacterium sp. genomic window:
- the tgt gene encoding tRNA guanosine(34) transglycosylase Tgt, whose protein sequence is MTIKLPVTYELVKNQGKARAGKITTPHGEIETPVFMPVGTQATVKTMTPEELETIGAEIILGNTYHLYLRPGDELIAKFGGLHKFMNWNRPILTDSGGFQVFSLGALRKITEEGVKFSSHIDGSKHFLSPEKSIDIQNNLGSDIVMLFDECPPGLSAREYIIPSIERTTRWAKRCIEAHKKPNEQGLFAIVQGGVYEDLRDKSLSELMEMDKSFSGYAIGGLAVGEPREDMYRILHHIVEKCPVEKPRYLMGVGEPLDMLEAIEAGIDMMDCVQPSRIGRHGTVFTKYGRLVIKNASYAEDDRPLDEECSCYVCKNYTRGYIRHLFKAEEILGQRLATYHNLYFLLKLMKNARKAILANKFEDYKNNFIKNYTLGKESEWVKPKKIIEK, encoded by the coding sequence ATGACAATTAAATTGCCTGTTACATATGAACTGGTAAAAAATCAGGGTAAAGCCAGAGCAGGAAAAATAACAACTCCACATGGAGAAATAGAAACACCTGTATTCATGCCTGTTGGGACACAGGCAACTGTAAAAACTATGACACCAGAAGAACTGGAAACTATTGGAGCTGAAATAATTCTTGGAAACACGTACCATCTTTATCTAAGGCCAGGAGATGAGCTAATAGCAAAATTTGGAGGACTTCATAAGTTTATGAACTGGAATAGACCCATACTTACTGACAGTGGTGGATTTCAGGTATTTAGTCTTGGAGCTTTGAGAAAAATCACAGAAGAAGGAGTAAAGTTTAGTTCACATATAGATGGTTCAAAACATTTTCTCTCACCTGAAAAATCAATAGATATCCAAAATAATCTTGGATCTGATATAGTAATGCTTTTTGATGAATGTCCACCAGGGCTATCAGCAAGGGAATATATAATTCCATCTATTGAGAGAACTACCAGATGGGCGAAAAGATGTATAGAAGCTCATAAAAAACCCAATGAACAAGGGTTATTTGCAATTGTTCAAGGTGGGGTTTATGAAGATCTTAGGGATAAAAGTTTAAGTGAACTTATGGAGATGGACAAAAGTTTTTCAGGTTATGCAATAGGAGGCCTTGCTGTAGGTGAACCTAGAGAAGATATGTATAGAATACTTCATCATATAGTAGAAAAATGCCCTGTAGAGAAACCTAGATATCTAATGGGGGTAGGGGAACCTCTTGATATGCTGGAAGCTATTGAGGCAGGAATAGATATGATGGATTGCGTACAACCTAGTAGAATTGGAAGGCATGGAACTGTATTTACAAAATATGGAAGACTTGTCATAAAAAATGCTTCTTATGCTGAAGATGATAGACCACTTGATGAAGAGTGCAGTTGTTATGTATGTAAGAATTATACAAGAGGTTATATAAGGCATTTGTTTAAAGCTGAAGAGATTCTTGGACAGAGACTTGCTACTTATCATAACCTATATTTCCTTTTAAAATTGATGAAAAATGCAAGAAAAGCTATATTAGCAAATAAGTTTGAAGATTATAAAAATAATTTTATAAAAAATTATACTTTAGGAAAAGAATCTGAATGGGTTAAACCTAAGAAAATAATTGAAAAATAG